From Fibrobacter sp. UWR3, one genomic window encodes:
- a CDS encoding RluA family pseudouridine synthase: MNFPVKDEHSGERIDKFLVGAMENVSRTDVQKLIVAGEVKVGGVAVSKNFRVESGMVVVVEKVPEKQASTLEPEEIPLDIVYEDDDIVVLNKPRNLVVHPGNGVQNGTLAAGLLHHFKENLSTVNGPLRPGIVHRLDKDTPGLMVVAKNDAAHRHLAHQLETRTLHRTYNALVWGCPRDLEGCIDAPIGRNPKNRLKMAVVKGGKESRTHFVAKEFFAIATLLELQLESGRTHQIRVHTRYTGHPVVGDPLYDGREESLNRVPPLMKEIAEKVLEIAPAQLLQAVKIELIHPRTGKKMKFKVPLEEPFAKVLKLLKKECPADAPVFDEEEGFRDFDADIRFDEGFDEDFEGDMPEEEQECVFPELKERKTRAQRHAEKAATAAHRKAKAAERKLIKQMKAARKKGVATEDFVEPGYEPTIDPDLLD; this comes from the coding sequence ATGAATTTTCCTGTAAAAGATGAACACTCCGGTGAACGCATCGACAAGTTCCTTGTCGGCGCGATGGAGAACGTGTCCCGCACTGACGTACAGAAACTTATAGTTGCAGGCGAAGTGAAGGTGGGCGGTGTTGCCGTTTCCAAGAATTTTCGCGTGGAGAGCGGTATGGTCGTGGTGGTGGAGAAGGTCCCCGAGAAGCAGGCGAGTACGCTTGAACCCGAGGAAATCCCGCTCGACATCGTGTACGAGGACGATGACATTGTCGTATTGAACAAGCCGCGCAACCTGGTGGTGCATCCGGGTAACGGCGTGCAGAACGGAACGCTGGCGGCAGGCCTGCTGCACCATTTCAAGGAAAATCTCTCAACTGTAAATGGTCCGCTTCGCCCGGGTATCGTGCACCGCCTGGACAAGGATACGCCGGGTCTCATGGTGGTGGCGAAAAACGATGCGGCGCACAGGCATTTGGCGCACCAGCTGGAAACCCGCACATTGCACCGCACCTACAATGCGCTCGTGTGGGGCTGCCCGCGCGATTTGGAGGGCTGCATCGATGCCCCCATCGGCCGTAACCCCAAGAACCGCCTAAAGATGGCGGTGGTGAAGGGCGGGAAGGAAAGCCGCACGCACTTTGTGGCGAAGGAATTCTTCGCGATTGCGACCTTGCTCGAACTGCAACTGGAATCGGGCCGTACGCACCAGATTCGCGTACATACCCGCTATACGGGCCACCCGGTGGTGGGCGACCCGCTGTACGATGGCCGCGAAGAGAGCTTGAACCGCGTGCCGCCTCTGATGAAGGAGATTGCGGAGAAGGTGCTCGAGATTGCCCCGGCGCAACTTTTGCAGGCGGTGAAGATTGAACTCATCCACCCGCGCACGGGCAAGAAGATGAAGTTCAAGGTCCCGCTGGAAGAACCGTTCGCGAAGGTGCTGAAACTCCTGAAGAAGGAATGCCCGGCAGACGCCCCGGTGTTCGACGAGGAAGAAGGCTTCCGCGACTTTGATGCCGACATTCGTTTTGACGAAGGCTTCGACGAGGACTTCGAAGGCGATATGCCCGAAGAAGAGCAGGAATGCGTGTTCCCGGAACTGAAGGAGCGTAAGACCCGTGCCCAGCGCCATGCCGAGAAGGCGGCTACGGCTGCGCACCGCAAGGCGAAAGCGGCCGAACGCAAGCTTATCAAGCAGATGAAGGCGGCGCGCAAGAAGGGTGTCGCGACCGAGGACTTCGTGGAACCCGGTTACGAACCGACTATCGATCCAGATTTGCTAGATTAG
- a CDS encoding cellulase family glycosylhydrolase: MTSFQRIIRIFAICTLFLAAMASADTTSVINARPSINGKLHVEGTNLFDEHGNQVVIKGASTHGLTWFPQYVNTNLFRQLSREWNTNLIRLAMYSYDYVHGDREKNLEILRKGVQYAIENDMYVMVDWHILIDNNPNENLAEAINFFNMMAKEYANVPNVIFEICNEPNGDCTWEDIKEYANIIIPVIRRHKPDALILIGTPNYDREIQEPAKDPVAFDNVMYSFHFYATSHKGESLALLKEVVGGGTPIFITESGLCEASGDGKIDLESVKQWYATLDSLHLSYTIWSMSNKEEESAMVRADSRAVDSLAESDLSLSGLYARALFQGKDLNKIPLIYEPVSSFKILARTKPYIVWGIFAIPVFIVILVAFLIQKIRKRFRYSKVRTYDDLLKFSKNESAKKFNSRPAKQLLGDLFLFLSTFFTLIYLCWRFTCSIPYAYGWIAIIGSCILLAIEVLGFIESLIHYGGMLKLREHPLPEIADADYPDVDVFISTYNEPPELLRKTIIGCKHMDYPDRSKVHIYLCDDNRRSEMRKLAEELEINYFDRPNNEGAKAGNLNAALARTSSPYVVTFDADMIPQRKFLLKTIPYFVDAERINESLPEETRRPLGFIQTPQSFYTPDVFQHNLYAETKVPNEQDYFYCVIEAAKTSTNSVIYGGSNTIISRKALDAIGGFYTKSITEDFATGMLIESAGFVSLGLSQPLASGIAPSTFKEHIQQRTRWGRGVIATTKQLKFMFNRKLNISQKLSYLSSVLYWFSPVKNLIYLLSPLMFAVFCIPIFKCTLIDLALFWLPMHLMSMWALRFTSHGKISARWSGIYETSVMPFLLLPIVKETLGMTLSKFKVTQKDKRAVRPQADGKTIAPFAVLLVLTLAGIVHMGYMIIALGYIEILAVLFWLFRNAYYLTMCLFLGMGRDSDSEPVKVLAAENVMVKKQDGHEIEGITTKLTEHGVDIFTDELNILNLGEPISLTISKKMYTLQVTGTVVAIRNTRSPRIPSVYTVEILDFGGQKDEYIQMLYDRTPTLPQRLRLGEGHIDNLWNNIAHRIVTR; the protein is encoded by the coding sequence ATGACTTCATTCCAGAGAATTATTCGCATATTCGCCATCTGCACGCTGTTCCTTGCCGCAATGGCCAGCGCCGACACAACCAGCGTCATAAATGCCCGCCCCTCCATAAACGGGAAGCTCCATGTAGAAGGCACGAACCTCTTCGACGAACATGGCAACCAGGTTGTCATCAAGGGCGCGAGTACCCACGGGCTCACCTGGTTCCCGCAATACGTAAACACCAACCTTTTCCGCCAACTCAGCAGGGAATGGAACACAAACCTGATTCGCCTAGCCATGTATTCGTACGACTACGTGCACGGCGACCGCGAAAAGAACCTCGAGATTCTGCGGAAGGGCGTGCAGTACGCCATCGAGAACGACATGTACGTGATGGTGGACTGGCATATTCTCATCGACAACAACCCGAACGAGAACCTTGCCGAAGCCATCAATTTCTTCAACATGATGGCAAAGGAATACGCGAACGTCCCAAACGTGATTTTCGAAATCTGCAACGAACCCAACGGAGACTGCACCTGGGAAGACATCAAGGAATACGCGAACATCATCATTCCCGTTATCCGCAGGCACAAGCCCGACGCCCTGATTCTCATCGGCACCCCGAATTACGACCGCGAAATCCAGGAGCCGGCAAAGGACCCGGTGGCCTTCGACAACGTGATGTATTCGTTTCACTTCTACGCCACTTCCCACAAGGGCGAATCGCTTGCACTCCTCAAGGAAGTCGTAGGCGGCGGCACCCCCATCTTCATTACCGAAAGCGGACTCTGCGAAGCGAGCGGCGACGGAAAGATTGATCTGGAAAGCGTCAAGCAGTGGTACGCCACCCTAGATTCCCTGCACCTGAGCTACACCATCTGGAGCATGTCCAACAAGGAAGAGGAATCCGCCATGGTGCGTGCCGATTCACGTGCAGTGGATTCCCTTGCCGAAAGCGACCTGAGCCTTTCGGGCCTCTATGCGCGGGCTCTTTTCCAGGGCAAGGACCTGAACAAGATTCCGCTCATCTATGAGCCCGTATCGAGTTTCAAGATTCTCGCCCGCACGAAGCCCTATATTGTGTGGGGGATTTTCGCCATTCCCGTCTTTATCGTAATCCTTGTCGCTTTCCTTATCCAGAAAATCAGGAAGCGTTTCCGCTACAGCAAGGTTCGCACGTACGACGACCTGCTTAAATTCAGCAAGAACGAAAGCGCGAAAAAATTCAACTCCAGGCCAGCAAAGCAATTACTCGGCGACCTGTTTCTCTTCCTGAGCACTTTCTTCACGTTAATTTATCTATGCTGGCGTTTTACATGTTCCATTCCGTATGCCTACGGCTGGATTGCCATCATCGGAAGCTGCATCCTGCTCGCCATAGAAGTCCTCGGCTTTATCGAATCGCTCATACACTACGGCGGAATGCTCAAGCTACGGGAACATCCCCTGCCCGAAATTGCCGACGCGGATTACCCCGACGTGGATGTTTTCATTTCGACTTATAACGAACCGCCCGAACTTTTGCGCAAGACGATTATCGGCTGCAAGCACATGGATTACCCCGACAGGTCGAAGGTGCATATCTACCTGTGCGACGACAACCGCCGTAGCGAAATGCGCAAACTCGCCGAGGAACTGGAGATAAACTACTTCGACCGCCCGAATAACGAGGGCGCGAAGGCGGGTAACCTGAACGCGGCACTCGCCCGCACGAGTTCGCCCTACGTGGTGACTTTTGACGCGGACATGATTCCGCAGAGGAAGTTCCTGCTCAAGACTATCCCCTATTTTGTAGACGCCGAACGCATCAACGAAAGCCTCCCCGAAGAAACGCGCCGCCCGCTCGGGTTTATCCAGACACCGCAAAGTTTCTACACGCCCGACGTGTTCCAGCACAACCTCTACGCCGAAACGAAGGTCCCTAATGAGCAGGACTACTTCTACTGCGTCATCGAGGCGGCAAAGACATCAACAAACAGCGTGATTTACGGCGGGTCGAACACGATTATTTCGCGCAAGGCACTTGACGCCATCGGCGGATTCTACACGAAATCCATCACGGAAGACTTTGCGACAGGCATGCTGATCGAATCGGCAGGCTTTGTGAGCCTCGGTCTTTCGCAACCGCTCGCATCGGGCATTGCGCCCTCGACATTCAAGGAACACATCCAGCAGCGCACCCGCTGGGGACGCGGCGTCATTGCGACCACAAAGCAGCTCAAGTTTATGTTCAACCGCAAGTTGAACATCTCGCAAAAACTGAGTTACCTGAGTTCCGTACTTTACTGGTTCTCCCCTGTCAAGAACCTGATCTACCTGCTTTCGCCCCTGATGTTCGCCGTATTCTGCATCCCGATTTTCAAGTGTACACTTATCGACCTCGCCCTCTTCTGGCTCCCGATGCACCTGATGTCGATGTGGGCCCTCCGCTTCACAAGCCACGGGAAGATCAGCGCCCGCTGGAGCGGCATCTACGAGACATCCGTCATGCCGTTCCTGCTTTTGCCCATCGTCAAAGAGACTCTGGGTATGACGCTTTCCAAGTTCAAGGTGACCCAGAAAGACAAGCGCGCAGTCCGACCGCAGGCCGACGGGAAGACTATCGCCCCGTTTGCCGTATTGCTCGTACTCACTCTCGCGGGTATCGTCCACATGGGCTACATGATTATCGCACTCGGATACATCGAAATTCTCGCCGTTCTCTTCTGGCTTTTCCGCAACGCCTACTACCTCACCATGTGCTTATTCCTCGGGATGGGCCGCGACTCCGACAGCGAACCCGTGAAGGTCCTTGCCGCCGAGAACGTGATGGTGAAAAAGCAGGACGGACACGAAATCGAGGGCATTACCACGAAGTTGACGGAACACGGAGTGGACATCTTTACCGACGAACTGAACATCCTGAACCTAGGCGAGCCCATCAGCCTCACCA